In the Brevundimonas sp. LM2 genome, TGGCCTCCGCCCAGGACTTCTCGGCCGAACGGATTTCGCAGGATATCCGCCACATTTCCTCGGACGACTTCATGGGCCGTTATCCGGGGACTGAGGGCGAGCGCATGACGCTGGCCTGGCTGCAGCAGCAGTATGAGGCGATCGGGCTGGAGCCCGGCGGTCCGGACGGCCAGTGGCTGCAGCCGGTCACGCTGCAGCGCTACACCCCGGTCGAGGGCGCGGCCAAGGTCAGCTGGACGGGACCCGACGGCACGGTGCATCCGATGACGGTCGGCACCGACATCCTGGTGCGCGCTGCGACCAACGACGGCAAGGCCGACATCCGCAACGCCCCCCTGGTGTTCGCCGGCTACGGGATCAATGCGCCGGAGCGCGGCTGGGACGACTGGGGCGACATCGACGTCAAGGGCAAGGTCGTGGTCGTCCTGGCGGGCGAGCCCATCGAGGAGGCCGTGACGGCGCGGTTCGACGGCGCCTATCCGACCGCCTATTCAAACGGCTGGTACAAGGCCGACGAGGCCTTCCGCCGCGGGGCCGTGGGCGTCATCACCCTGATCACCGACCCGGCGATGCTGGAGCGGACGATGAGCGCGGGCCTGCGCCAGCGCACGCTGACGCCGGGCGCGGCGGACCTGGAGTTCACGGGCAGCCTGGGCCATGCGGCGGCGATGCCGTGGGCGATGGCCGCCGGGGTCACCCCCGCCACCATGGCCGCGACCGGTTCGGGGACGTTCAAGGCGATCGACCTCGGCCTGACCCTGTCGGTCGCCGCCGAGGAGACCATCGACACCCTGGTCACCCACAACCTGCTGGCGCGCATTCCCGGCACGTCCCATCCGGACGAGACGATCATCTATTCGGCGCACTGGGACCACGTCGGCGTGGGCGAGAATCACGTCGGCCCCGTCTCGACCACCGATGACAACATCTTCAACGGGGCCTGGGACAATGCCTCGGGCACGATCGGCGTGCTGGAAATGGCGCGCCAGATGGCCGCCGCGCCCCGGCCCGACCGTTCGATCGTCTTCGCCCATATGGCGGCCGAGGAGATGGGTCTGCTGGGCTCCTACGGCTATGCGGCTGATCCGGTCTATCCGCTGGAGACGACGGTCGCCGACATCAACATCGATATGCTGCCCCTGTCCGGCCCGACCCGCGACGTCGCCATCTTCGGCAAGGGTCAGAACACGCTGGAGGACAATCTGGCGGTGCTGGCCGCCGAGGAAGGCCGGGTCGTCACGGACGATCGCCAGCCGGAGCAGGGCTTCTACACCCGGTCAGACCACTTCCCCTTCGTGCGCATGGGCGTGCCGGCGCTGATGACCTGGCACGGCGTCGACTGGGACGAAGGTGGCATCGAGGCCGGTCAGGCCGCCTGGACCGCCAAGTTCGGCGCCGACTATCATCAGCCGTCGGACGAATGGTCGGCCGACTGGGATCTGCGCTCGGCGGTCGAGAACCTGACCCTGCTCTACAAACTGGGTCTGCAGCTGGCCAACAGCGAGGAATGGCCGACCT is a window encoding:
- a CDS encoding M28 family peptidase, translated to MRGLLGGVAAAAVMLSAGLASAQDFSAERISQDIRHISSDDFMGRYPGTEGERMTLAWLQQQYEAIGLEPGGPDGQWLQPVTLQRYTPVEGAAKVSWTGPDGTVHPMTVGTDILVRAATNDGKADIRNAPLVFAGYGINAPERGWDDWGDIDVKGKVVVVLAGEPIEEAVTARFDGAYPTAYSNGWYKADEAFRRGAVGVITLITDPAMLERTMSAGLRQRTLTPGAADLEFTGSLGHAAAMPWAMAAGVTPATMAATGSGTFKAIDLGLTLSVAAEETIDTLVTHNLLARIPGTSHPDETIIYSAHWDHVGVGENHVGPVSTTDDNIFNGAWDNASGTIGVLEMARQMAAAPRPDRSIVFAHMAAEEMGLLGSYGYAADPVYPLETTVADINIDMLPLSGPTRDVAIFGKGQNTLEDNLAVLAAEEGRVVTDDRQPEQGFYTRSDHFPFVRMGVPALMTWHGVDWDEGGIEAGQAAWTAKFGADYHQPSDEWSADWDLRSAVENLTLLYKLGLQLANSEEWPTWKPTSEFGAIRAQSDAARQ